TCTCCAATTACCTTCTGATGCTGATCGTGCGGTTGACCGACGAACATATGCGTAAGCGCAACCAGCCCGACAAATCCATCATCACCATGGATTCCGCGATGGCCTACCACGTCCGCGAACACGGCGTGGGAACTGAATTGTCCGTGGAGTCGATCTATCACATGGTCGGCCGGGAAACCAAGCTGAACAAGAACGCCCTGCACGACGATAAGAAGCTTGAGGAAATATACAAACGTGTCGATATCATCGAAGGGGCAAGAGAAGCCAAACCAAGCCGACAAGGACACCGGCCCCTACGACCCCGCAGCAAAACTCAAGAATGTCGAGATGGACCAGGCCTATCAACGGCAGGTCGAAAAGAGGCGGCCAAGGACAAGGAGCTTCTCAACCTCTCCCTGAAAGCGCAACAAGACAAGACTGGAACAATCAGCACGGAACAGAAACTGGCCGAACTGACCGCAAAAATTGAGAAAAAACTCGAAGAGAAAGTGGAGAAAAAGCTCGAGGAAAAGGTCGGAGAAAAGATCGGAGAAAAGATCAAGGGCAAAGACCAGCTATAGCCCTCACTCCGCCTCCATCATTTATACAATAAACGCTTCTACACCAGCACACTGTGATCGGCAACCAGATTGCCGTTATTAATCATCTGCTCCAGCGTGGCGTCAAGCCCGCCTTCAAACACCGCAATCTTGGTAAACCGCCCGCCGTGATCGCCATCGGCATTGACCAGCAACTCCGTGGAACCGCGCCGCTCGACCAGCCGCACAAAATCGGCCAGACAATCGGTCAGGGCATCGTAACCTTCTAGAATATCAGTAAGGTTCAGGATATCCCCGCCCGCTCCGGTCTCGAAATCCTGGATCACATCGATATGCTTGTCGAACGTATCGAACGCGAAAACATCGCTGCCCGCCCCGCCGAAAGCCTTGTCCCGCCCGCTGCCGATGACAAGGATATCGTCGTAGGCGGATGACCAGAGAACATCATTCCCGCGCCCGCCGATCAGCATCACATCGCCGTAATCGTAAAGTGTGCTGGTTAGGTCGATAATATCGTTCCCCTTGCCGCCGTCGATGATCTCGATCCCCGCAATCCGCGCCCCGCTCGTCCCGTCCGGCCGATCGGAAAAGCGGTCGTCCAGAAACAGCGCATCATTGCCATTCCCCAGCAGGAGCCGATCCACGCCGTCCCCGCCCTCGAACTGGTCGAAAATGCGGTGATGGCCGCGCAGGCCGATATATTCGCCCGTTCCCGCAACGCCGACTGAGCCAGACATTGTGTGCAGCATATCCGCCGCACCAGACATCGTCCCGCTCGGCATAGAGAACATCGTCGCCATCTCCGCCGCTTAGAAGGTCAGCCCCTTGGCCACCCCAAAGAACATCGTTCCCGGCATCGCCGCTCAGGACATCGTCGCCCTTCCCGCCATGCAGTATATCCGCGCCGTCCCCGCCATTGAGCGTATCGGCCCCCGACCGCCCCAAAGCACATCATCCCCGCATCGCCGTTCAGGGCGTCATCGCCCTTACCGCCGCGCAATTCGTCGTTCCCGTCTCCCCCATGCAGCAAATCGTTGCCGTGCCCGCCGCGCAGCACATCATCCCCGGTTCCACCCTCAAGGACATCGTCACCCGACCCGCCGTAAACCAGATCGTGTCCAGCGCCGCCCAGAAGATGATCCGCCCCGCCATAGCCATAAACCGTGTCGTTCCCGCCCAGCGCGTCGATGACGTCGGCATCCGGCGTCCCCTCAAGGACATCGTCCCCTTCCGTGGCGCCCCCCGGCGGATCGACCACAATGGTCCGCAGGTCGAAGGTTGAATTATCGCTGAAAACAAGCGTATCGATCCCGCTATTGGCTGAAACGAACTGCCCGAGGATGGTGAAACTGCCCAGAGTGCCCATCGTCACGGTCAGATCATTCCCCCACAACCGTAAAGACCAGATCGGCAAAAGCGATCCCGGCGGGAATACGAACGACATTGGTTTCTGTCGTATCGTCCTCGGTGATGGTATCCGTCCCCGCGCTGGCCAGATAGGTATCGGACCCCGTCCCGCCCGCAAGCGTATCGTTATCCTCGGCGCCGTCCAGCACGTCATCGCCCGCGCCGCCCTTGACGATATCATTGCCCAGTCCGCCGTTAATATTGTCGTGTCCCGGCCCGCCATCGAGAATATCGTCCCCGGCATTCCCCATGATGATGTCATTTCCGGCGTTCGCCCAGATGATATCACCGCCGTTCGACCCGAAAAAGCTGCATATTTCCAAGCACATAGGTGTTGCTGGCCAGAAACATGATATCGTTACCGTTCGAGGCCGCGACGATCTCGATATCCGCAAATTGCTGATTTCCGGCCGAATCTTCAATGAAAAGAGCTGTATTGGAGACCGTAAACACCAGCGTATCGCTATCCGCCGTCCCGAAATAGGAGGACAGCGTCTGGTTATAAACATCATTAACCAGAACGA
The sequence above is drawn from the Alphaproteobacteria bacterium genome and encodes:
- a CDS encoding ATP-dependent Clp protease ATP-binding subunit → MGKTAAVVGLAQRIVAETVPNYLKNARVLEVDLARMASGTASRAEFQARLMPFCKGVAERYHDPDHPRYILFIDEIHQIMPSCVGSSYAGMSDTMKPYLTAGDLLVMGATTLDEYRLHVEHDPALDRRFQKVFLKIPSTDETYHIMKGLRPSHEKHHKVTVSNYLLMLIVRLTDEHMRKRNQPDKSIITMDSAMAYHVREHGVGTELSVESIYHMVGRETKLNKNALHDDKKLEEIYKRVDIIEGAREAKPSRQGHRPLRPRSKTQECRDGPGLSTAGRKEAAKDKELLNLSLKAQQDKTGTISTEQKLAELTAKIEKKLEEKVEKKLEEKVGEKIGEKIKGKDQL
- a CDS encoding type I secretion C-terminal target domain-containing protein, whose translation is MSGSVGVAGTGEYIGLRGHHRIFDQFEGGDGVDRLLLGNGNDALFLDDRFSDRPDGTSGARIAGIEIIDGGKGNDIIDLTSTLYDYGDVMLIGGRGNDVLWSSAYDDILVIGSGRDKAFGGAGSDVFAFDTFDKHIDVIQDFETGAGGDILNLTDILEGYDALTDCLADFVRLVERRGSTELLVNADGDHGGRFTKIAVFEGGLDATLEQMINNGNLVADHSVLV